One Spinacia oleracea cultivar Varoflay chromosome 4, BTI_SOV_V1, whole genome shotgun sequence DNA segment encodes these proteins:
- the LOC110775708 gene encoding B3 domain-containing protein At3g06220-like: MANTQREWHVAIWRAKGHLYIGAGWEHFVGDLHLRDQDVLYFYYAGIGVFHVKVYNNSMEERFYEQPAGPVDVEEAAIGVEVVDVEVAPMEEVVDVENVTEEAAIGEATVEEAVDVEDREEAAIEEAVHVEDREEAAVKEATRG; this comes from the coding sequence ATGGCAAATACACAAAGGGAATGGCACGTTGCAATTTGGCGTGCTAAGGGGCACTTGTACATCGGGGCTGGGTGGGAACATTTCGTTGGTGATTTACACCTTCGAGACCAAGATGTATTGTATTTCTATTATGCTGGGATCGGTGTCTTTCATGTCAAAGTTTACAATAATTCCATGGAGGAAAGGTTCTATGAACAGCCCGCTGGACCTGTTGACGTGGAGGAGGCTGCTATAGGGGTGGAGGTTGTTGACGTGGAGGTGGCTCCAATGGAGGAGGTTGTTGACGTGGAGAATGTTACGGAGGAGGCTGCTATAGGGGAGGCTACTGTAGAAGAGGCTGTTGACGTGGAGGATCGAGAGGAAGCTGCTATAGAAGAGGCTGTTCACGTGGAGGACCGGGAGGAGGCTGCCGTAAAAGAGGCTACTCGGGGCTGA